In Rhodamnia argentea isolate NSW1041297 chromosome 4, ASM2092103v1, whole genome shotgun sequence, the following proteins share a genomic window:
- the LOC115727575 gene encoding transcription factor MYB36-like: MGRAPCCDKASVKRGPWSAEEDAKLKDYIEKNGTGGNWIALPQKIGLNRCGKSCRLRWLNYLRPNIKHGGFSEEEDNLICSLYISIGSRWSIIAAQLPGRTDNDIKNYWNTKLKKKLLGRRRQSLLNRSSTTGNANSSNDATSSQALSSSALERLQLHMQLQNLQGPFSFYNNPALWPKVPPLLNEKMTQTLKFLNESPHLLMQPTLSNSSSPKNDQKATTYESSPAASRSTPSDFANLSFSDADFNELVNSMTNCVSSSDCYAPLPDIGVDSIDQLNRGQFLPDPLIQTVPDDSLNYKKSDGSMSQQNQVDEFDCFKDMDSNSRDTLQALWHDDEYNAQSASSWDSASVLLCEGISQDFGLRYSSGYKPTVL; encoded by the exons ATGGGTCGAGCTCCGTGTTGTGACAAGGCCAGCGTGAAGAGGGGACCGTGGTCTGCCGAAGAGGATGCGAAGCTCAAGGATTATATCGAGAAGAATGGCACCGGAGGAAACTGGATTGCTCTTCCTCAGAAAATCG GCCTTAACAGATGCGGGAAGAGTTGCAGGTTGAGATGGTTGAATTACTTGAGGCCCAACATCAAGCATGGTGGGTTCtctgaggaagaagacaacCTAATCTGCAGCCTTTACATTAGTATTGGAAGCag GTGGTCCATAATCGCAGCACAATTGCCCGGAAGAACCGATAACGACATCAAGAACTACTGGAAcaccaaattgaagaaaaaactTCTGGGTAGGCGAAGGCAGTCTCTGCTCAACCGTTCTTCGACCACGGGAAATGCAAACAGTTCCAATGATGCTACAAGTTCACAGGCCTTGAGCAGTTCTGCCCTAGAGAGGCTGCAGCTTCACATGCAGCTTCAGAACCTTCAAGGCCCTTTCTCTTTCTACAACAACCCTGCCCTTTGGCCCAAAGTGCCTCCTCTATTGAATGAAAAGATGACCCAGACCCTTAAATTCTTGAATGAAAGTCCTCATCTGCTGATGCAACCTACCCTCTCTAATAGTTCATCacccaaaaatgaccaaaagGCCACCACATACGAGTCCTCACCTGCTGCCTCTCGTTCCACTCCTAGTGATTTTGCCAATCTCAGCTTCAGCGACGCTGATTTCAATGAGTTGGTAAATTCCATGACTAATTGCGTTTCGTCTTCAGACTGCTATGCCCCGTTACCTGACATCGGAGTTGATTCCATTGATCAACTAAATAGGGGACAGTTTCTCCCAGATCCCCTAATCCAAACTGTGCCGGACGATTCTCTCAACTACAAGAAATCTGATGGATCTATGTCACAGCAGAATCAGGTAGATGAATTTGATTGTTTCAAGGATATGGACAGTAATTCCAGAGACACATTGCAGGCTTTGTGGCATGATGATGAGTACAACGCGCAATCGGCATCCTCTTGGGATTCAGCTTCGGTGCTCCTATGTGAGGGCATATCGCAAGATTTTGGCTTACGCTATAGCAGTGGCTATAAACCTACAGTTTTATGA
- the LOC125314669 gene encoding uncharacterized protein LOC125314669, with translation MAHFIPCRKTSDAAEFAYNNAVHRSIGGSAFSIVYTKAPQHTLDLIQLPKQADKSVAADHMAKQIVEVHQEVKQRLEEANKKYKAAAEKHRRKHVFVVGDQVMVFLRKERLPAGSYNKLQQKKYEPYTIGRKINNNAHIIDLSCSMGISNTFNVANLSPFHESIDPLYPDPISNSRTSFSQVGENDAECISSA, from the exons ATGGCGCACTTCATTCCTTGTAGGAAGACTTCTGATGCG GCagagtttgcttataataatgcagtCCATAGATCTATCGGCGGGTCGGCTTTTTCTATTGTTTATACAAAGGCGCCTCAGCATACTCTGGATTTGATACAATTACCCAAGCAAGCGGATAAGAGTGTAGCAGCAGATCATATGGCTAAGCAAATTGTTGAGGTGCATCAAGAAGTTAAACAGAGGTTGGAAGAGGCTAATAAAAAGTACAAAGCTGCAGCAGAAAAACACAGGCGAAAGCATGTATTCGTAGTTGGTGATCAAGTTATGGTATTTCTTCGTAAAGAGCGGTTACCAGCCGGCTCTTACAACAAATTGCAGCAAAAGAAGTACGAACCTTATACTATCGGTAGAAAGATCAACAATAATGCTCATATTATAGACCTTTCATGTAGCATGGGCATATCCAACACTTTCAATGTTGCTAACTTGTCGCCGTTTCATGAGTCCATTGACCCGTTGTATCCAGATCCTATTTCTAACTCAAGGACGAGTTTTTCTCAAGTGGGGGAGAATGATGcagaatgtattagtagtgcgtgA